In Coregonus clupeaformis isolate EN_2021a chromosome 15, ASM2061545v1, whole genome shotgun sequence, one genomic interval encodes:
- the LOC121582179 gene encoding nuclear pore complex protein Nup155 isoform X2, with protein sequence MRSALGPSSPAAALTEALESSGRLIDRHLQDDRCFPDLSELLNVPSHNMPSLSGGSDMDYPLQGPGLISVPNLPELSAVRRIPLPPELVEQFSHMQCNCMMGVFPEICRAWLTIDNDIFMWNYEDGGDVAYFDGLSETILSVGLVKPKAGIFQPHIHFLLVLATPVDVVILGLSFPKAQAGLNDSMSGGMQLLPDPLYSIPTDNTYLLAITSTDLGRIFLAGKDGCLYEVAYQAEAGWFSQRCKKINHSKSSLSFLVPSLLQFSFSEDDPVVQIAIDNSRNTLFTRSEKGVLQVYDLGVDGQGMSRVAAMSQSSIVAAAGNVARTIDRSVFKPIVQISVIDRSESSDCHLLAVTHAGVRLYFSTTPFAPPHAKHPAARPSLLALVHVRLPPGFSASSTLQKPAKVHKALHSKGVLLMAASETEDSDILWCINHDSFPFKKPLMEAQMMSNVDGHSWALCAIEEEKAPKISTPLNKDQVPLTDSPVVVQQHNVPPQKFVLLSAKGSHIFHKLRPVDQLRHLLVSGTGGESEEIERFFKLHREEQACATALILACSSAACDREVSQWASRAFFRYGGEAQMRFASAHSAPSNVGALFGSPVPGMMPQSVSTPYIPTTPMSSAPITGMSSGPEVVFSGKHNGISVYFTRILGNIWDGSLAVEKTISKGNQAVSILESTASSSDLELVLLELRGLKDFLDKNSQFSPSSLGSASFSSPANLQQRLLGFMRPDGGASSQQVQQELQRKYHTEAQAYEKMSLQGIQQLVHRSCQTLALWKLLCDHQFSLIISELPMEFQDQMKGASFKDVVIRGRELTGALITALINVYIKDSASVDAISNHLRDICPLLYSSDDSVCSKANELLQGSRQIQTKTDKERTLRESLQLYQLISQHTDLPLVCSQYRQVRFYEGVLELCLTAADKKDPQKLGPHFYKNGEPEEDHAGALAFQERLSCYKCITDTMQELVNQSKAAPQSPSVPKQPGPPVMTSDPNMLSNEDATAHFEQVIGLAQRSQDELFHIALYNWLIQADLTDKLLEVNSPYLEEHLMHMIKQDQSKVRNMDLLWRYYEKSRSFGKAAHVLARLADMHSTEISLKQRLEYISRAILSAKSSSCISAQGAEGEFLHELEEKMEVVRIQVQIQETLSRRYSQHPSVQGAMSQLDSELMDITKLYGEFADHFRLSECKLAIIHCAGHSDPILVHSLWQEIMEKELGDGVAMSPADRMRALSLKLVSLGKIYAGTPRYFPLEFLVKFLEQEVCRLNWDVGFVTFTMQEIGVQLPRLLEVYDQLFKTRDPCWQRLKKPLHLVECIHVLLTGYVEDPSRVPTYDRRRFTNVCLDNICGYLVELQSLSPNSALRLTIGNFKALQAKLEKVH encoded by the exons GGGGGACGTTGCATATTTTGACGGGCTCAGTGAAACCATCCTGTCCGTGGGGCTGGTCAAACCTAAAGCAG GGATTTTCCAGCCACACATCCACTTCCTGTTGGTCCTAGCCACTCCTGTGGATGTAGTGATCCTGGGGCTCAGCTTCCCTAAAGCTCAGGCAG GGTTGAATGACAGCATGTCTGGAGGGATGCAGTTGCTCCCAGACCCGCTGTACTCCATCCCCACAGACAACACCTACCTCCTGGCCATCACCTCCACCGACCTGGGCCGCATCTTCCTGGCAGGGAAAGATGGCTGCCTGTATGAGGTAGCCTACCAGGCCGAGGCAGGCTGGTTCAGTCAACGCTGTAAGAAGATTAACCATTCCAAAAGCAGCCTGTCCTTCCTCGTCCCCTCTCTGCTCCAGTTCTCCTTCTCTGAGGACG ACCCGGTTGTGCAGATTGCCATTGACAACTCCCGTAACACACTCTTCACCCGCTCAGAGAAGGGGGTTCTACAG GTGTATGATCTGGGTGTGGATGGGCAGGGTATGAGCCGTGTGGCAGCCATGTCACAGAGTTCCATCGTGGCTGCAGCAGGAAACGTTGCCAG GACCATAGATCGCTCTGTGTTTAAACCCATCGTACAGATCTCTGTGATAGACAGATCGGAGTCGTCTGACTGCCACCTGCTGGCTGTCACTCATGCAG GAGTGCGTCTCTACTTCAGCACCACTCCCTTTGCCCCACCACATGCCAAGCACCCAGCGGCACGCCCTAGTCTGCTAGCTCTGGTCCATGTCCGCCTGCCTCCAGGCTTCTCTGCCTCCTCCACCCTGCAGAAGCCTGCCAAGGTCCACAAGGCTCTGCACAGCAAAG GAGTTCTCCTGATGGCAGCGTCTGAGACGGAGGACAGTGACATCCTGTGGTGTATCAACCATGACTCCTTCCCCTTTAAGAAACCCCTGATGGAGGCTCAG ATGATGTCCAATGTAGATGGCCACTCCTGGGCACTTTGTGCCATCGAGGAGGAGAAAGCACCTAAAATCTCTACCCCCCTGAATAAGGATCAGGTTCCCCTCACTGACTCTCCTGTCGTGGTGCAGCAACACAATGTCCCTCCACAGAAGTTTGTCCTTCTCTCTGCCAAG GGAAGTCACATCTTCCACAAGTTGCGGCCGGTGGACCAGCTACGCCACCTATTGGTGAGCGGtactggtggagagagtgaagaaATCGAACGCTTCTTCAAACTGCACAGG gAGGAGCAGGCGTGTGCCACTGCTCTGATTCTGGCCTGCTCCAGTGCTGCCTGCGACAGAGAAGTGTCTCAGTGGGCCTCCAGAGCCTTCTTTAGGTATGGAGGAGAGGCTCAGATGAGGTTCGCCTCGGCTCATTCTGCTCCTAGCAACGTTGGCGCGCTGTTCGGCTCTCCTGTACCAG GTATGATGCCCCAGAGTGTGTCTACGCCCTATATACCCACCACGCCCATGTCCTCCGCCCCCATCACTGGCATGTCCTCTGGGCCAGAGGTGGTCTTCTCAGGGAAACACAATGGCATCAGTGTCTACTTCACACGCATACTGGG TAATATCTGGGATGGGAGTCTTGCTGTTGAGAAGACCATCAGTAAAGGAAATCAGGCTGTCAGTATT ttgGAGAGCACAGCCAGCTCATCTGATCTGGAGTTAGTTCTTCTGGAGCTTCGTGGTCTGAAGGACTTCCTGGATAAGAACTCCCAGTTCAGTCCCTCATCTCTGGGGTCAGCCAG TTTCAGCTCTCCAGCCAATCTGCAGCAGCGGCTGTTGGGTTTCATGCGGCCTGATGGAGGAGCCAGTTCTCAGCAGGTCCAGCAGGAGCTCCAGAGGAAGTACCACA CCGAGGCTCAGGCTTATGAGAAGATGTCCCTTCAGGGTATCCAACAGCTGGTGCATCGCTCCTGTCAGACCCTGGCCCTGTGGAAGCTGCTGTGTGACCACCAGTTCAGCCTCATCATCTCTGAACTACCCATG GAGTTCCAGGACCAGATGAAGGGGGCGAGTTTTAAGGACGTGGTGATCCGGGGTCGAGAGCTGACCGGAGCTCTGATCACAGCCCTCATCAACGTCTACATCAAAGACTCTGCCTCTGTAGATGCCATAAGCAACCACCTTAGAGACATCTGCCCTTTGCTGTACAGCAGCGACGACAGCGTCTGCTCAAAG gCTAATGAGTTGCTGCAGGGCTCCAGACAGATCCAGACTAAGACAGATAAGGAAAGAACACTGAGAGAGTCACTACAGCTCTACCAGCTGATCAGCCAGCACACAGACCTGCCACTGGTCTGCTCCCAGTACCGACAGG tGCGTTTTTATGAGGGGGTGCTGGAGCTGTGCCTGACTGCAGCGGATAAGAAGGATCCTCAGAAGCTGGGACCTCACTTCTATAAGAACGGAGAGCCAGAGGAGGACCATGCTGGAGCACTGGCCTTCCAGGAGAG gTTGTCATGTTATAAGTGCATCACAGATACCATGCAGGAGCTGGTGAACCAGAGTAAAGCTGCTCCTCAGTCTCCCAGTGTCCCTAAGCAGCCAGGACCCCCTGTTATGACCTCTGACCCCAACATGTTGAGTAATGAGGACGCCACCGCCCAT TTTGAGCAGGTCATTGGTCTGGCCCAGAGGTCACAGGATGAACTCTTCCACATAGCCCTCTACAATTGGCTGATACAGGCTGACCTCACCGACAAGCTTCTGGAG GTGAACTCTCCGTACCTGGAGGAACACCTGATGCACATGATCAAGCAGGACCAGAGTAAGGTGCGGAACATGGACCTGCTGTGGAGATACTATGAGAAGAGCCGTAGCTTTGGCAAGGCAGCTCATGTCCTGGCCAGGCTCGCTGACATGCACAG TACTGAGATCTCCCTGAAGCAGAGGCTGGAGTACATCTCCAGGGCCATCCTGTCAGCCAAGAGCTCCTCCTGCATCTCTGCTCAAGGAGCTGAGGGGGAGTTTCTGCATGAGCTGGAGGAGAAGATGGAG GTGGTGCGTATTCAGGTCCAGATCCAGGAGACTCTGAGTAGACGGTACTCCCAGCATCCCTCTGTACAGGGAGCCATGTCACAACTGGATTCCGAGCTTATGGACATCACCAAG TTGTATGGGGAGTTTGCAGATCACTTCCGGTTGTCTGAATGCAAATTGGCCATCATCCATTGTGCTGGTCACTCTGACCCCATCCTGGTGCACTCTCTGTGGCAGGAGATCATGGAGAAAG AGCTGGGTGACGGTGTGGCCATGAGTCCAGCCGACAGAATGAGAGCTCTGAGTCTCAAACTGGTGTCTCTGGGAAAGATCTACGCAGGAACACCCAGATACTTTCCACTAG AATTTCTCGTTAAGTTTTTGGAGCAGGAGGTGTGTCGTCTGAACTGGGACGTGGGCTTTGTCACCTTCACCATGCAGGAGATAGGAGTACAGCTGCCCCGTCTGCTGGAGGTCTACGACCAACTCTTCAAGACACGG GATCCGTGTTGGCAGCGTCTGAAGAAACCTCTCCACCTGGTAGAGTGCATCCATGTGCTGCTGACAGGATATGTAGAGGACCCCAGCAGAGTACCAACATATGACCG aCGGCGATTCACTAACGTGTGTCTGGATAACATCTGTGGTTACCTGGTGGAGCTGCAGTCCCTGAGTCCTAACTCTGCCCTGCGGCTCACCATCGGCAACTTCAAGGCCCTGCAGGCCAAGCTGGAGAAAGTTCACTGA
- the LOC121582179 gene encoding nuclear pore complex protein Nup155 isoform X1, producing MRSALGPSSPAAALTEALESSGRLIDRHLQDDRCFPDLSELLNVPSHNMPSLSGGSDMDYPLQGPGLISVPNLPELSAVRRIPLPPELVEQFSHMQCNCMMGVFPEICRAWLTIDNDIFMWNYEDGGDVAYFDGLSETILSVGLVKPKAGIFQPHIHFLLVLATPVDVVILGLSFPKAQAGLNDSMSGGMQLLPDPLYSIPTDNTYLLAITSTDLGRIFLAGKDGCLYEVAYQAEAGWFSQRCKKINHSKSSLSFLVPSLLQFSFSEDDPVVQIAIDNSRNTLFTRSEKGVLQVYDLGVDGQGMSRVAAMSQSSIVAAAGNVARTIDRSVFKPIVQISVIDRSESSDCHLLAVTHAGVRLYFSTTPFAPPHAKHPAARPSLLALVHVRLPPGFSASSTLQKPAKVHKALHSKGVLLMAASETEDSDILWCINHDSFPFKKPLMEAQMMSNVDGHSWALCAIEEEKAPKISTPLNKDQVPLTDSPVVVQQHNVPPQKFVLLSAKGSHIFHKLRPVDQLRHLLVSGTGGESEEIERFFKLHREEQACATALILACSSAACDREVSQWASRAFFRYGGEAQMRFASAHSAPSNVGALFGSPVPGSPMPVGSSPMPNPSFLATPAPGMMPQSVSTPYIPTTPMSSAPITGMSSGPEVVFSGKHNGISVYFTRILGNIWDGSLAVEKTISKGNQAVSILESTASSSDLELVLLELRGLKDFLDKNSQFSPSSLGSASFSSPANLQQRLLGFMRPDGGASSQQVQQELQRKYHTEAQAYEKMSLQGIQQLVHRSCQTLALWKLLCDHQFSLIISELPMEFQDQMKGASFKDVVIRGRELTGALITALINVYIKDSASVDAISNHLRDICPLLYSSDDSVCSKANELLQGSRQIQTKTDKERTLRESLQLYQLISQHTDLPLVCSQYRQVRFYEGVLELCLTAADKKDPQKLGPHFYKNGEPEEDHAGALAFQERLSCYKCITDTMQELVNQSKAAPQSPSVPKQPGPPVMTSDPNMLSNEDATAHFEQVIGLAQRSQDELFHIALYNWLIQADLTDKLLEVNSPYLEEHLMHMIKQDQSKVRNMDLLWRYYEKSRSFGKAAHVLARLADMHSTEISLKQRLEYISRAILSAKSSSCISAQGAEGEFLHELEEKMEVVRIQVQIQETLSRRYSQHPSVQGAMSQLDSELMDITKLYGEFADHFRLSECKLAIIHCAGHSDPILVHSLWQEIMEKELGDGVAMSPADRMRALSLKLVSLGKIYAGTPRYFPLEFLVKFLEQEVCRLNWDVGFVTFTMQEIGVQLPRLLEVYDQLFKTRDPCWQRLKKPLHLVECIHVLLTGYVEDPSRVPTYDRRRFTNVCLDNICGYLVELQSLSPNSALRLTIGNFKALQAKLEKVH from the exons GGGGGACGTTGCATATTTTGACGGGCTCAGTGAAACCATCCTGTCCGTGGGGCTGGTCAAACCTAAAGCAG GGATTTTCCAGCCACACATCCACTTCCTGTTGGTCCTAGCCACTCCTGTGGATGTAGTGATCCTGGGGCTCAGCTTCCCTAAAGCTCAGGCAG GGTTGAATGACAGCATGTCTGGAGGGATGCAGTTGCTCCCAGACCCGCTGTACTCCATCCCCACAGACAACACCTACCTCCTGGCCATCACCTCCACCGACCTGGGCCGCATCTTCCTGGCAGGGAAAGATGGCTGCCTGTATGAGGTAGCCTACCAGGCCGAGGCAGGCTGGTTCAGTCAACGCTGTAAGAAGATTAACCATTCCAAAAGCAGCCTGTCCTTCCTCGTCCCCTCTCTGCTCCAGTTCTCCTTCTCTGAGGACG ACCCGGTTGTGCAGATTGCCATTGACAACTCCCGTAACACACTCTTCACCCGCTCAGAGAAGGGGGTTCTACAG GTGTATGATCTGGGTGTGGATGGGCAGGGTATGAGCCGTGTGGCAGCCATGTCACAGAGTTCCATCGTGGCTGCAGCAGGAAACGTTGCCAG GACCATAGATCGCTCTGTGTTTAAACCCATCGTACAGATCTCTGTGATAGACAGATCGGAGTCGTCTGACTGCCACCTGCTGGCTGTCACTCATGCAG GAGTGCGTCTCTACTTCAGCACCACTCCCTTTGCCCCACCACATGCCAAGCACCCAGCGGCACGCCCTAGTCTGCTAGCTCTGGTCCATGTCCGCCTGCCTCCAGGCTTCTCTGCCTCCTCCACCCTGCAGAAGCCTGCCAAGGTCCACAAGGCTCTGCACAGCAAAG GAGTTCTCCTGATGGCAGCGTCTGAGACGGAGGACAGTGACATCCTGTGGTGTATCAACCATGACTCCTTCCCCTTTAAGAAACCCCTGATGGAGGCTCAG ATGATGTCCAATGTAGATGGCCACTCCTGGGCACTTTGTGCCATCGAGGAGGAGAAAGCACCTAAAATCTCTACCCCCCTGAATAAGGATCAGGTTCCCCTCACTGACTCTCCTGTCGTGGTGCAGCAACACAATGTCCCTCCACAGAAGTTTGTCCTTCTCTCTGCCAAG GGAAGTCACATCTTCCACAAGTTGCGGCCGGTGGACCAGCTACGCCACCTATTGGTGAGCGGtactggtggagagagtgaagaaATCGAACGCTTCTTCAAACTGCACAGG gAGGAGCAGGCGTGTGCCACTGCTCTGATTCTGGCCTGCTCCAGTGCTGCCTGCGACAGAGAAGTGTCTCAGTGGGCCTCCAGAGCCTTCTTTAGGTATGGAGGAGAGGCTCAGATGAGGTTCGCCTCGGCTCATTCTGCTCCTAGCAACGTTGGCGCGCTGTTCGGCTCTCCTGTACCAG GATCCCCTATGCCTGTTGGTAGCAGTCCCATGCCTAACCCTAGTTTCTTAGCTACGCCTGCTCCAG GTATGATGCCCCAGAGTGTGTCTACGCCCTATATACCCACCACGCCCATGTCCTCCGCCCCCATCACTGGCATGTCCTCTGGGCCAGAGGTGGTCTTCTCAGGGAAACACAATGGCATCAGTGTCTACTTCACACGCATACTGGG TAATATCTGGGATGGGAGTCTTGCTGTTGAGAAGACCATCAGTAAAGGAAATCAGGCTGTCAGTATT ttgGAGAGCACAGCCAGCTCATCTGATCTGGAGTTAGTTCTTCTGGAGCTTCGTGGTCTGAAGGACTTCCTGGATAAGAACTCCCAGTTCAGTCCCTCATCTCTGGGGTCAGCCAG TTTCAGCTCTCCAGCCAATCTGCAGCAGCGGCTGTTGGGTTTCATGCGGCCTGATGGAGGAGCCAGTTCTCAGCAGGTCCAGCAGGAGCTCCAGAGGAAGTACCACA CCGAGGCTCAGGCTTATGAGAAGATGTCCCTTCAGGGTATCCAACAGCTGGTGCATCGCTCCTGTCAGACCCTGGCCCTGTGGAAGCTGCTGTGTGACCACCAGTTCAGCCTCATCATCTCTGAACTACCCATG GAGTTCCAGGACCAGATGAAGGGGGCGAGTTTTAAGGACGTGGTGATCCGGGGTCGAGAGCTGACCGGAGCTCTGATCACAGCCCTCATCAACGTCTACATCAAAGACTCTGCCTCTGTAGATGCCATAAGCAACCACCTTAGAGACATCTGCCCTTTGCTGTACAGCAGCGACGACAGCGTCTGCTCAAAG gCTAATGAGTTGCTGCAGGGCTCCAGACAGATCCAGACTAAGACAGATAAGGAAAGAACACTGAGAGAGTCACTACAGCTCTACCAGCTGATCAGCCAGCACACAGACCTGCCACTGGTCTGCTCCCAGTACCGACAGG tGCGTTTTTATGAGGGGGTGCTGGAGCTGTGCCTGACTGCAGCGGATAAGAAGGATCCTCAGAAGCTGGGACCTCACTTCTATAAGAACGGAGAGCCAGAGGAGGACCATGCTGGAGCACTGGCCTTCCAGGAGAG gTTGTCATGTTATAAGTGCATCACAGATACCATGCAGGAGCTGGTGAACCAGAGTAAAGCTGCTCCTCAGTCTCCCAGTGTCCCTAAGCAGCCAGGACCCCCTGTTATGACCTCTGACCCCAACATGTTGAGTAATGAGGACGCCACCGCCCAT TTTGAGCAGGTCATTGGTCTGGCCCAGAGGTCACAGGATGAACTCTTCCACATAGCCCTCTACAATTGGCTGATACAGGCTGACCTCACCGACAAGCTTCTGGAG GTGAACTCTCCGTACCTGGAGGAACACCTGATGCACATGATCAAGCAGGACCAGAGTAAGGTGCGGAACATGGACCTGCTGTGGAGATACTATGAGAAGAGCCGTAGCTTTGGCAAGGCAGCTCATGTCCTGGCCAGGCTCGCTGACATGCACAG TACTGAGATCTCCCTGAAGCAGAGGCTGGAGTACATCTCCAGGGCCATCCTGTCAGCCAAGAGCTCCTCCTGCATCTCTGCTCAAGGAGCTGAGGGGGAGTTTCTGCATGAGCTGGAGGAGAAGATGGAG GTGGTGCGTATTCAGGTCCAGATCCAGGAGACTCTGAGTAGACGGTACTCCCAGCATCCCTCTGTACAGGGAGCCATGTCACAACTGGATTCCGAGCTTATGGACATCACCAAG TTGTATGGGGAGTTTGCAGATCACTTCCGGTTGTCTGAATGCAAATTGGCCATCATCCATTGTGCTGGTCACTCTGACCCCATCCTGGTGCACTCTCTGTGGCAGGAGATCATGGAGAAAG AGCTGGGTGACGGTGTGGCCATGAGTCCAGCCGACAGAATGAGAGCTCTGAGTCTCAAACTGGTGTCTCTGGGAAAGATCTACGCAGGAACACCCAGATACTTTCCACTAG AATTTCTCGTTAAGTTTTTGGAGCAGGAGGTGTGTCGTCTGAACTGGGACGTGGGCTTTGTCACCTTCACCATGCAGGAGATAGGAGTACAGCTGCCCCGTCTGCTGGAGGTCTACGACCAACTCTTCAAGACACGG GATCCGTGTTGGCAGCGTCTGAAGAAACCTCTCCACCTGGTAGAGTGCATCCATGTGCTGCTGACAGGATATGTAGAGGACCCCAGCAGAGTACCAACATATGACCG aCGGCGATTCACTAACGTGTGTCTGGATAACATCTGTGGTTACCTGGTGGAGCTGCAGTCCCTGAGTCCTAACTCTGCCCTGCGGCTCACCATCGGCAACTTCAAGGCCCTGCAGGCCAAGCTGGAGAAAGTTCACTGA